The following coding sequences are from one Osmia bicornis bicornis chromosome 2, iOsmBic2.1, whole genome shotgun sequence window:
- the LOC114880405 gene encoding LOW QUALITY PROTEIN: DNA replication licensing factor Mcm3 (The sequence of the model RefSeq protein was modified relative to this genomic sequence to represent the inferred CDS: inserted 1 base in 1 codon; deleted 1 base in 1 codon), which yields MDGFDRDQRFEDIQKEYLDFLDDMEDQGIYTTLVKNMIEENKHRLYVNVNDLRRKNPLRAASLLNNSFEEHQAFQLALKQFVASIDTDYAKENLDLFIGFEGSFGSKHVTPRTLTSHFLGNLVCLEGIVTKCSLVRPKVVRSIHYCSATKTVTERAYTDFTSFEAFPQAAVYPTTDDDGNLLETEFGLSTYKDHQTITIQEMPEKAPTGQLPRSIDVVCDNDLVDLCKPGDRVQIVGSFRCLPGKYGGYTTGTFKTILIANNVMQLSKEANLTISHNDVAMCKKLARSNACKNIFELLSKSLAPSIHGHDYVKKAILCLLLGGVEKLLPNGTRLRGDVNVLLIGDPSVAKSQLLRYVLCTAPRAIPTTGRGSSGVGXTAAVTVDNETGERRLEAGAMVLADRGIICIDEFDKMSDIDRTAIHEVMEQGKVTIAKAGIHASLNARCSVLAAANPVYGRYDQYKTPMENIGLQDSLLSRFDLLFVMLDTVDPEQDQIISDHVVRMHRYRNPTEQDGEALPLGSKIDILTTKNPDEILNENTGTQVYQKYDPLLHGLSRSKSDQILTINFMRKYIHIARCMKPKLTEEACEVIASEYSKLRSEESLDSDLARTQPVTARTLETLIRLSTAHAKARLSKNVTADDAFAAIELVEFAYFKRVLEKEKRKRRRHDSEDSQAGEDEHEKQKKRTRKTNAASDDPYDFENEDDSHIDEVTRKVTRSQIKTTRSKSDQSTPDSDQPVVPETPATITDERLKVFRTLLHKLFQQQRAQLLPLSRVREYINAEQSEEFTPGEITAAINKMSDANQIMAADDNIFLM from the exons ATGGATGGTTTTGATAGGGATCAAAGATTTGAAGATATTCAAAAAGAATATCTGGATTTTTTAGATGATATG GAGGACCAAGGAATTTATACTACTCTTGTAAAGAACATGATCGAAGAAAACAAGCACAGATTATACGTAAATGTTAATGATTTGCGAAGAAAGAATCCTCTTCGTGCAGCAAG cctattaaataattcttttgaAGAGCATCAAGCTTTTCAACTTGCTCTAAAACAATTTGTTGCAAGCATTGATACGGATTATGCTAAAGAAAATTTAGATTTATTTATAGGATTTGAAGGAAGTTTTGGAAGTAAACATGTTACACCAAGAACTCTTACATCACATTTCTTGGGTAACTTGGTATGTCTGGAAGGTATTGTTACAAAAT GTTCCTTAGTGAGGCCAAAGGTTGTAAGAAGTATTCATTATTGCAGTGCAACTAAAACTGTAACAGAAAGAGCTTACACTGATTTTACTTCATTTGAAGCATTTCCACAAGCTGCTGTGTATCCAACTACa GATGATGATGGCAACCTGTTAGAAACAGAATTTGGTCTTTCTACCTACAAAGATCATCAGACAATAACTATACAAGAAATGCCTGAAAAAGCACCAACTGGTCAGCTACCAAGAAGCATTGATGTTGTATGCGATAATGATTTGGTAGATCTTTGTAAACCTGGAGACAGAGTTCAGATTGTTGGAAGTTTCAGATGCCTCCCTGGTAAATATGGAGGATATACAACAGGGACTTTCAA aacaattttaattgcTAATAATGTCATGCAGTTAAGCAAAGAAGCTAATCTAACTATTTCTCATAATGATGTAGCTATGTGTAAGAAACTCGCCAGAAGTAATgcgtgtaaaaatatttttgaattactTAGTAAATCGCTAGCCCCGTCTATACATGGGCATGATTATGTAAAAAAAGCAATTTTGTGTTTATTACTTGGAGGTGTGGAGAAACTGTTACCTAACGGTACAAGATTAAGAGG GGATGTTAACGTGTTACTTATAGGTGATCCATCTGTTGCAAAATCACAACTTTTACGTTATGTTCTGTGTACGGCGCCAAGAGCAATTCCAACTACCGGTAGAGGATCTTCGGGTGTTG TAACAGCTGCTGTTACTGTAGATAATGAGACTGGAGAACGTAGACTTGAAGCTGGGGCTATGGTATTAGCAGATCGAGGAATTATTTGTATAGATGAGTTTGATAAAATGTCGGATATTGATAGAACAGCGATACACGAAGTAATGGAACAAGGAAAAGTAACTATTGCTAAAGCTGGAATACACGCTAGTTTAAATGCACGGTGTTCGGTATTGGCGGCTGCAAATCCAGTTTACGGAAGA TATGATCAGTATAAAACGCCAATGGAAAATATTGGCCTACAAGATTCACTACTATCACGTTTTGATCTATTGTTTGTTATGCTAGATACAGTCGATCCTGAACAGGATCAAATAATAAGTGATCATGTTGTGAGAATGCATAGATATAGAAATCCTACAGAGCAAGATGGGGAAGCATTACCACTGGGTAGTAAAATAGATATATTGACTACGAAAAATCCGGATGAAATTCTTAATGAAAACACGGGAACTCAGGTTTATCAAAAATATGATCCTTTGCTGCATGGTCTGTCCCGTTCAAAAAG TGATCAAATTTTAACTATAAACTTTATGAGAAAATATATTCACATAGCTCGTTGTATGAAACCAAAACTTACGGAAGAGGCTTGTGAAGTTATTGCCAGCGAGTACTCAAAGTTGCGATCAGAAGAATCACTAGATTCCGATTTAGCGAGG ACACAACCTGTAACAGCTCGTACTTTGGAAACATTGATTCGATTGTCTACTGCACACGCAAAAGCTCGTTTATCAAAAAATGTTACTGCTGATGATGCTTTTGCAGCGATAGAACTCGTTGAATTTGCTTACTTTAAGCGAGTtctagaaaaagaaaagagaaagcgAAGACGACACGATAGCGAAGATAgccaggccggggaagacGAGCatgaaaaacagaaaaaacgTACAAGA AAAACAAATGCAGCATCAGATGATCCATATGACTTTGAAAATGAAGATGATAGTCATATCGATGAAGTTACACGAAAAGTAACTAGATCACAAATAAAAACGACTAGATCAAAATCCGATCAATCAACGCCGGACTCTGATCAACCTGTTGTACCAGAAACACCCGCAACTATTACCGATGAAAG ACTTAAAGTCTTTAGAACACTTCTGCATAAGTTATTCCAACAACAAAGGGCACAATTACTTCCGTTATCAAGAGTACGTGAATATATTAACGCTGAACAGTCCGAAGAGTTTACACCGGGAGAAATTACCGCTGCAATTAACAAAATGTCCGATGCTAATCAAATTATGGCTGCAGACGATAATATCTTTCTTATGTAA